In Deltaproteobacteria bacterium, the following proteins share a genomic window:
- a CDS encoding ExsB family transcriptional regulator, producing MIKEITVQELNTERFIDEKVKEIKEAVGDGTAINALSGGVDSSTVTMLGHRALRNSLKTVFVENGLMREGEPEQVAGFFRKLGVTVEIVDAREEFFAALKGITDPEEKREAITQTFYRNVFGRIVRESGAKHLLQGTILTDVDETIAGIKRQHNVFEQLGIDTQKAFGYRIIEPLVQLRKDGVRKVGEALGLPIELFDRIPFPGPALSARVIGEVTPERIDTVRKATVVVERLLKGTGAFQYMAILHEDRVTGMRDGKRDFGQQIEVRCWESIDARIATPTRLSFEILEKLAQDIIREVPGIVSVTYNIASKPPSTIEAV from the coding sequence ATGATTAAGGAAATTACTGTGCAGGAGCTTAACACTGAGAGATTCATCGATGAGAAGGTCAAAGAGATCAAGGAAGCTGTCGGGGACGGAACTGCAATCAACGCCCTTTCGGGAGGCGTCGATTCGTCTACTGTTACGATGCTCGGGCACCGAGCCCTGAGAAATAGTCTTAAGACCGTCTTTGTCGAAAACGGTCTCATGCGCGAGGGAGAGCCCGAACAGGTAGCGGGTTTTTTCCGAAAACTCGGCGTCACGGTCGAAATAGTCGATGCGCGCGAAGAGTTCTTTGCCGCACTTAAGGGAATCACGGACCCGGAAGAGAAGCGCGAGGCTATTACCCAGACCTTCTATCGAAACGTATTCGGACGCATCGTCAGGGAAAGCGGTGCGAAGCATCTTCTCCAGGGGACTATCCTGACCGATGTCGATGAAACAATCGCAGGGATCAAGCGGCAGCATAATGTCTTCGAACAGCTCGGTATCGACACTCAGAAGGCTTTCGGTTACCGTATCATTGAACCGCTCGTTCAGCTTCGTAAGGACGGCGTCCGAAAGGTAGGAGAGGCCCTCGGGCTTCCGATCGAGCTATTCGACCGCATCCCGTTTCCGGGACCGGCGCTTTCGGCGCGGGTGATCGGTGAGGTGACGCCGGAGCGCATTGACACCGTCCGTAAGGCAACTGTCGTCGTTGAGAGGTTGCTCAAGGGAACCGGTGCATTCCAGTACATGGCGATCCTTCATGAAGACCGTGTGACCGGCATGCGTGACGGCAAACGCGATTTTGGTCAGCAGATCGAGGTGCGCTGCTGGGAGAGCATTGACGCCCGTATTGCGACACCGACGCGGCTTTCGTTTGAAATTCTTGAGAAGCTTGCCCAGGATATTATCCGTGAGGTGCCCGGCATCGTCAGCGTCACGTACAATATAGCTTCGAAGCCACCCTCAACGATTGAGGCGGTCTGA